The Alteromonas stellipolaris genome includes a region encoding these proteins:
- the tatC gene encoding twin-arginine translocase subunit TatC, whose product MSDANNLISHLIELRSRILKALLSVLVVFLCLAYFSQDLYQWLALPLLDSMPENASMIATDVASPFFAPFKLTLVLSFFIAIPYVLYQVWGFVAPGLYRNEKKLVAPLLLSSTLLFYAGMAFAYFVVFPIAFAFFNSVAPEGVTVSTDISSYLNFVLKLFFAFGVSFEIPIAIILLCWTGVTDAKSLRAKRPYVVVGAFVVGMLLTPPDIISQTLLAIPMWILFEIGVVVGSLYAGKGRRDSDEETGTEIE is encoded by the coding sequence ATGTCTGACGCAAACAATTTAATATCTCATTTAATTGAGCTTCGTAGCCGCATCCTAAAAGCACTATTAAGTGTGCTGGTGGTATTTTTGTGTTTGGCGTACTTTTCGCAAGATCTCTATCAATGGCTCGCTTTGCCGTTGCTTGATTCTATGCCAGAAAACGCTAGCATGATTGCCACCGATGTTGCCTCACCTTTTTTCGCACCGTTTAAACTTACGCTGGTGTTGTCATTCTTTATCGCTATTCCCTATGTACTTTATCAAGTATGGGGCTTTGTTGCGCCTGGGCTATATCGCAACGAGAAAAAGCTCGTTGCACCGCTTTTACTCTCAAGTACTTTGTTGTTCTATGCGGGCATGGCCTTTGCGTATTTTGTGGTATTTCCTATCGCGTTTGCGTTCTTTAATAGTGTGGCACCAGAAGGTGTTACGGTCAGTACCGACATCTCTAGTTATCTTAATTTTGTATTGAAACTCTTCTTTGCTTTTGGGGTCTCATTTGAAATTCCCATTGCCATTATCTTACTGTGCTGGACTGGGGTAACTGACGCAAAGTCACTTCGAGCAAAACGCCCTTATGTGGTTGTTGGTGCGTTCGTTGTGGGTATGTTACTTACGCCGCCGGATATTATTTCTCAAACACTCTTAGCTATTCCTATGTGGATATTGTTTGAAATAGGCGTTGTTGTAGGTAGTTTGTATGCGGGGAAAGGCCGCCGAGATAGTGACGAAGAAACTGGCACTGAAATCGAATAA
- the hemB gene encoding porphobilinogen synthase, which produces MNASFPARRMRRLRAKDALRDLVAEQRLTTNDLIYPVFVLPGTGQREEVPSMPGVERLSIDLLLEETAKWVALGIRTLALFPVTPMSLKTECAKEAFNPDGLAQTAMRALKAQFPDVMLMSDIALDPFTSHGQDGLVDEAGYVMNDVTIEVLVKQALSHAEAGADIVAPSDMMDGRIGVIRDALEREGFINTCIMAYSAKYASAYYGPFRDAVGSSANIKGGNKKTYQMDPANSDEAIHEIALDVQEGADMVMVKPGMPYLDIVRRCKDELKVPTFAYQVSGEYAMHQAAFANGWLNEEAVILESLLAFKRAGADGILTYFAPKAAALLAGK; this is translated from the coding sequence ATGAATGCTTCCTTCCCGGCTCGCCGTATGCGACGCCTACGTGCAAAAGATGCACTGCGAGATTTAGTTGCCGAGCAACGTCTTACGACTAACGATCTTATTTACCCTGTATTCGTGCTTCCTGGCACCGGCCAGCGTGAAGAAGTGCCTTCAATGCCAGGAGTTGAGCGTTTATCTATCGATTTATTATTAGAAGAAACGGCAAAGTGGGTAGCCCTTGGTATTCGTACGCTAGCCCTTTTTCCCGTTACACCCATGTCACTTAAAACCGAGTGTGCTAAAGAAGCGTTCAACCCAGATGGCTTAGCACAAACGGCTATGCGTGCATTAAAAGCACAGTTTCCAGATGTGATGTTAATGTCGGATATTGCATTAGATCCTTTTACGTCTCACGGACAAGATGGCTTGGTGGATGAAGCCGGATACGTGATGAATGATGTGACCATCGAAGTGTTGGTCAAGCAAGCATTGTCGCATGCCGAAGCAGGCGCAGATATTGTTGCACCCTCTGACATGATGGATGGGCGCATTGGCGTTATTCGTGACGCACTTGAGCGGGAGGGATTTATTAACACCTGCATTATGGCGTATTCTGCCAAGTATGCCTCTGCCTATTACGGGCCATTTCGCGACGCTGTCGGCTCTTCAGCGAACATAAAAGGCGGTAACAAGAAAACCTATCAAATGGACCCTGCAAACAGCGATGAGGCTATACACGAAATTGCCTTAGATGTGCAAGAAGGTGCTGATATGGTGATGGTGAAGCCTGGTATGCCTTATTTAGATATTGTTCGTCGTTGTAAAGACGAGCTAAAGGTACCTACCTTTGCTTATCAAGTCAGTGGCGAATATGCCATGCATCAAGCAGCATTTGCGAATGGCTGGTTAAACGAAGAGGCGGTAATTCTAGAGTCGTTACTGGCTTTCAAGCGCGCTGGCGCAGACGGTATTCTTACCTACTTTGCCCCTAAAGCTGCCGCACTTCTCGCAGGCAAATAG
- a CDS encoding acetolactate synthase 3 large subunit, with protein sequence MKMMSGAAMVVEALKDVGVTHVFGYPGGAVLDIYDALYAQEDVEHVLVRHEQAAAHMADGYARSTGKTGTVLVTSGPGATNTITGIATAYMDSIPMVVLSGQVPSKHIGEDAFQETDMVGCSRPIVKHSFLVKRAVDIPEAIAKAYYIANTGRPGPVVVDLPKDIVNVAEDHPYVFPTDVTMRSYNPTERGHTKQIKKAVASLMKAERPVLYVGGGAVTSEASSRVIELAEKLNAPVTCTLMGLGAMPGTHEQFVGMLGMHGTLEANKTMHNADCIIALGARFDDRVTNNVDKFCPHADIIHVDIDPASISKTINAHIPVVGSVDKVLDQILEQLVNKDLSGQKEKLADWWQQITQWRSRECLNYEQGDTVIKPQQVIESIYKHTNGEAYVSSDVGQHQMFAALYYPFDKPRQWINSGGLGTMGFGLPAAMGVQFAHPDSTSVVVTGDGSIQMNIQELSTCLQYNLPIKIITLNNRALGMVRQWQDMIYKGRHSHSYMDSMPDFVKLAESYGHVGIKVDKLDELDAAMEKCFSLTDRLVFMDIAVDQNEHVYPMQIKFGAMDDMRLSKTERT encoded by the coding sequence GTGAAAATGATGTCGGGCGCTGCCATGGTGGTAGAAGCGCTAAAAGATGTAGGAGTAACACATGTGTTCGGCTACCCCGGTGGTGCCGTACTAGACATTTATGACGCTTTATATGCGCAAGAAGATGTCGAACATGTCCTCGTACGTCATGAACAGGCAGCCGCTCATATGGCGGATGGTTATGCACGTTCAACAGGCAAAACCGGCACAGTCCTCGTCACCTCAGGCCCAGGTGCAACCAATACCATTACCGGTATTGCTACCGCTTATATGGATTCAATTCCAATGGTTGTGTTGTCAGGCCAAGTTCCTTCAAAGCATATCGGTGAAGATGCTTTCCAAGAAACCGACATGGTGGGGTGTTCTCGCCCTATTGTTAAGCACAGCTTTTTAGTTAAGCGTGCCGTAGATATTCCAGAAGCGATTGCAAAAGCCTATTACATTGCAAACACGGGCCGTCCAGGTCCAGTGGTAGTCGATTTACCTAAAGACATTGTAAATGTTGCTGAAGATCATCCTTATGTGTTCCCAACTGATGTAACCATGCGTTCGTATAACCCAACCGAGCGTGGGCATACTAAGCAAATTAAGAAAGCGGTCGCTTCATTGATGAAAGCCGAACGTCCAGTACTTTATGTTGGTGGCGGTGCGGTTACTTCTGAAGCGTCATCACGTGTTATTGAATTAGCTGAGAAGTTGAATGCACCGGTTACCTGTACGCTTATGGGCTTAGGCGCCATGCCTGGCACACACGAGCAGTTCGTGGGGATGCTAGGTATGCATGGCACACTTGAAGCAAACAAAACCATGCATAATGCCGATTGCATTATTGCCTTAGGGGCACGTTTTGATGACCGCGTTACCAACAACGTAGATAAATTCTGCCCGCATGCCGATATTATTCACGTAGATATTGACCCTGCGTCTATTTCTAAAACCATCAACGCGCATATTCCAGTGGTTGGCTCGGTAGATAAAGTACTCGACCAAATTTTAGAACAGCTGGTTAATAAAGACCTATCTGGTCAAAAAGAAAAGCTAGCCGATTGGTGGCAACAAATTACTCAGTGGCGCTCTCGTGAATGTCTGAACTACGAGCAAGGCGATACGGTAATCAAGCCTCAGCAAGTTATCGAGTCTATTTATAAGCACACCAATGGTGAAGCTTATGTTAGCTCTGACGTAGGTCAGCATCAGATGTTTGCGGCCTTGTATTATCCATTTGATAAGCCTCGCCAGTGGATCAACTCAGGTGGCTTAGGCACCATGGGCTTTGGTTTGCCAGCAGCAATGGGCGTGCAGTTTGCACATCCTGACTCTACTTCTGTAGTGGTAACTGGCGATGGTAGTATTCAAATGAATATTCAAGAGTTGTCTACCTGTTTGCAGTACAACCTGCCGATTAAAATCATTACTTTGAACAACCGAGCGCTAGGCATGGTTCGCCAGTGGCAAGATATGATTTATAAAGGTCGTCACTCGCATTCATACATGGACTCTATGCCAGACTTCGTGAAACTTGCTGAGTCTTATGGCCATGTAGGTATCAAAGTAGATAAATTAGACGAATTAGATGCAGCTATGGAGAAATGTTTCAGTCTTACAGATCGCCTCGTGTTTATGGACATTGCGGTAGACCAAAACGAGCACGTGTATCCAATGCAAATTAAGTTTGGCGCTATGGATGATATGCGCTTAAGTAAGACGGAGCGAACCTGA
- a CDS encoding DUF4442 domain-containing protein: MSVPNPLRSFAKKANTYPTWLRQRMLTWMFRYKVKLTGTVSIDILETDLKSVTFRQKNYKKAQNHIGSVHAAAMALLAESSTGFVVGVNLPGDKLPLIKEMNFKYVKRAQGDMHAVAHLTDEQIALMQTQEKGEVTVAVKVTDAQGIEPVLCEMVWAWVPKTRK; this comes from the coding sequence ATGTCCGTACCAAACCCCCTTCGCAGCTTTGCGAAAAAAGCCAATACCTATCCAACATGGCTACGCCAGCGTATGCTGACGTGGATGTTCCGGTACAAAGTGAAACTAACGGGTACGGTCAGCATCGATATTCTGGAAACCGATTTGAAATCGGTTACTTTCCGTCAGAAAAACTATAAAAAGGCCCAAAACCATATTGGCAGCGTGCATGCTGCGGCAATGGCATTGTTGGCAGAATCGTCAACGGGCTTTGTTGTGGGTGTTAACCTACCTGGTGACAAATTACCGCTTATCAAAGAAATGAATTTTAAATATGTGAAGCGCGCCCAAGGTGATATGCACGCAGTGGCGCACCTTACAGATGAACAAATAGCGTTGATGCAAACTCAAGAAAAAGGTGAGGTGACGGTAGCCGTTAAGGTAACAGATGCCCAAGGTATTGAACCGGTTCTGTGTGAAATGGTTTGGGCTTGGGTGCCGAAAACCAGGAAGTAG
- a CDS encoding sensor domain-containing diguanylate cyclase → MRINRQEVRNYDLYLFVITVVAVSIFALVALSVVPERTTNSRVAQLAFINDPENRLTFETILNKDPGAWTPAVSPVNLGMSSDVHWFSFVVTPDESKVLRYLFEIDYALLDSVDVAIYTPLSNSPVVRYRAGDTLAFHVRPIANNTPLFSIPLSAKPQTVVVRVESSGTIRMPIVVWEEKEFIEYAASQNLALGLFFGFLCAMVISNIFLFFTTKNRSFLFYTGYALSLGLTLASLQGLGYAYLWPEQAWFQGKAVLIFGNATILFAVLFSRHLLPIAEFSPVVDKISKVAAWAFGACIFTSTILPYPFAIKLYLVMLSIIVFVAMFTGGWLSFKGVPIARYFSVAWLFLLLSGFIVSLDSVNIINLGISTSYLLIIAGTVETVILALILAINYSHSYDELISTQAFALEQEKQASKAKEDLLEVQKRYQDDLEYKVEERTLELEITLRELSEVNQELERLTAIDPLTGINNRRHFDKKLKSEGRRSRREQTPLSIAVIDVDHFKRINDKYGHAGGDACLIHITGVMQSMLLRLSDDLCRIGGEEFALILPNTDSEGALHVVEAIRERIENSPLMFEGEAIHLTISAGVTTSIITDEEHAEALLRLADEQLYAAKESGRNKVLFKPFSG, encoded by the coding sequence ATGCGCATAAATCGTCAAGAGGTCCGCAATTACGATCTTTATCTCTTCGTTATTACCGTTGTCGCGGTATCGATTTTTGCGCTTGTTGCACTAAGTGTAGTACCTGAGCGAACCACAAATAGCCGCGTTGCCCAATTAGCTTTTATTAACGATCCCGAGAACCGACTCACCTTCGAAACGATACTCAATAAAGACCCAGGCGCATGGACGCCAGCGGTGTCACCTGTAAATTTAGGCATGAGCAGTGATGTACACTGGTTCTCGTTTGTTGTCACTCCCGATGAGTCCAAAGTGCTGCGTTATCTTTTCGAAATAGACTACGCGTTGCTAGATAGTGTTGATGTTGCGATTTATACGCCGTTATCGAATTCACCCGTTGTGCGTTACCGAGCGGGCGACACTTTAGCATTTCATGTGCGACCTATCGCAAATAATACCCCGCTATTTTCGATCCCTTTAAGTGCAAAACCGCAAACCGTAGTGGTTCGCGTTGAATCTAGCGGTACTATTCGCATGCCTATCGTGGTGTGGGAAGAGAAAGAGTTTATAGAATATGCAGCAAGCCAAAATCTAGCATTAGGTCTGTTTTTCGGTTTCTTATGTGCCATGGTCATAAGCAATATCTTCTTATTTTTTACTACTAAGAACCGCTCGTTTTTATTCTACACCGGCTATGCACTGAGCTTAGGCTTAACCCTCGCCTCATTGCAGGGATTGGGCTACGCATATTTATGGCCCGAGCAGGCGTGGTTTCAGGGTAAGGCGGTACTCATTTTTGGTAATGCGACGATTTTATTTGCTGTACTGTTTTCGCGGCATTTACTGCCTATTGCCGAATTTAGCCCTGTAGTAGATAAAATCTCCAAGGTAGCTGCGTGGGCATTTGGAGCCTGTATTTTCACAAGTACAATATTGCCTTACCCCTTTGCCATAAAGCTCTACTTAGTCATGTTGTCGATAATCGTGTTTGTGGCCATGTTCACAGGTGGTTGGTTATCATTTAAAGGCGTGCCTATTGCCCGATACTTCTCTGTAGCGTGGTTATTTTTATTGTTAAGTGGCTTCATTGTTAGCTTAGATAGCGTGAATATAATCAATTTAGGCATTTCTACGAGCTATTTGCTTATTATTGCTGGTACCGTCGAAACGGTGATTTTAGCCCTTATTTTGGCAATTAATTATAGTCATAGTTACGATGAACTCATTTCTACGCAAGCATTTGCCCTTGAACAAGAAAAACAGGCGAGTAAGGCAAAAGAAGATCTTCTAGAAGTGCAAAAGCGTTATCAAGATGATTTAGAGTACAAAGTTGAAGAACGAACGTTAGAGCTTGAAATTACTTTGCGTGAACTGTCTGAAGTTAACCAAGAATTAGAGCGCCTAACGGCAATCGACCCACTTACTGGGATTAATAATCGTCGTCACTTTGATAAAAAGTTAAAATCAGAAGGCAGACGAAGTCGCCGCGAGCAAACACCTTTGTCTATTGCGGTAATCGATGTGGACCACTTTAAACGTATTAATGATAAATACGGTCATGCTGGCGGAGATGCCTGTTTAATTCATATAACGGGCGTTATGCAAAGTATGCTGCTTCGTTTATCCGATGATTTATGTCGAATAGGTGGGGAAGAATTTGCACTTATCCTACCGAATACCGACAGCGAGGGTGCCTTACATGTTGTTGAGGCAATACGCGAACGTATCGAAAATTCCCCTCTTATGTTTGAGGGAGAGGCAATACACCTAACCATTAGTGCAGGGGTAACCACCAGCATTATCACGGACGAAGAACATGCTGAGGCGCTACTTCGGTTAGCGGATGAGCAGTTGTATGCTGCGAAAGAATCAGGACGAAATAAAGTACTTTTTAAACCGTTTTCAGGATAA
- the maoP gene encoding DUF413 domain-containing protein, with translation MTTLSREKLINRPFADKKHYPYGFARSGDFSISESKLLQAHGSLFAALVDGKIEPSSDIEINYLNAALGQCEPQTPQAKAWVKYQTRINRPKAASIYGSKRAVTEYADDNMGIDDNSDLEIDIDDD, from the coding sequence ATGACAACGTTATCCAGAGAGAAACTGATTAACCGTCCGTTTGCTGATAAAAAGCATTACCCTTATGGTTTTGCACGCTCCGGTGATTTTTCAATTTCTGAAAGCAAGTTATTGCAAGCCCATGGTAGTTTGTTTGCAGCCTTAGTCGATGGCAAGATTGAACCAAGTTCAGACATTGAAATAAATTATCTTAATGCTGCGTTGGGGCAATGTGAGCCACAAACGCCTCAGGCCAAAGCATGGGTCAAATATCAAACCCGAATCAATCGGCCAAAAGCGGCCAGTATTTATGGTTCTAAGCGTGCTGTAACAGAATATGCAGACGATAATATGGGAATAGATGATAATAGTGACCTTGAAATAGACATTGATGACGATTAG
- the tatA gene encoding Sec-independent protein translocase subunit TatA: MGGIGIWQLLIILVIVVLLFGTKRLKGIGTDLGGAIKGFKKAVTDSEQDADFEQKKQVEDTDTVNTADTVSTKTQSDVKEKS, translated from the coding sequence ATGGGCGGTATTGGAATCTGGCAGTTACTTATTATCTTAGTAATTGTAGTTTTACTTTTTGGCACTAAACGTTTGAAAGGGATTGGCACTGATTTAGGTGGCGCAATCAAAGGCTTTAAAAAAGCAGTCACTGATAGCGAACAAGATGCCGATTTCGAGCAGAAGAAGCAGGTAGAAGACACAGACACCGTTAACACCGCTGACACTGTATCAACTAAAACGCAGAGCGACGTTAAAGAAAAATCCTGA
- a CDS encoding TatD family hydrolase: MPWFDAGVNLLDRRFDPHEIISNAVDAGVSRLCIITTHPNEWDAAAALHQQYPQICSYTLGIHPHNAKDVVESDYARLRSMANDAGVVAVGECGLDFNRNFSPPDVQISVFEAQLALAAELNLPVYLHERDAFEQQVACLQKVLQSLSGGIAHCFTGDTTQLNAYLDMGLYIGITGWACDEKRGEALRTAIPTIPLDRIILETDAPYLFPKTLRPRKRNNEPALLPHIGEQISELMQVAPDKLRDSSYANTCRLFCISD, translated from the coding sequence ATGCCTTGGTTCGACGCTGGCGTTAATCTATTAGATCGCAGATTTGATCCCCACGAGATTATTTCAAATGCAGTGGACGCCGGTGTTTCCAGGCTGTGCATTATTACCACCCACCCTAATGAGTGGGATGCGGCAGCAGCACTTCATCAGCAGTATCCGCAAATTTGCAGCTATACCTTAGGCATACACCCCCATAATGCTAAAGATGTGGTTGAAAGTGACTACGCGCGTCTAAGGAGCATGGCCAACGATGCTGGCGTCGTGGCTGTGGGGGAGTGTGGGCTCGATTTTAATCGCAACTTTTCTCCCCCAGATGTTCAAATAAGTGTGTTCGAAGCTCAGCTAGCGCTGGCGGCAGAATTGAACTTGCCAGTGTATCTTCATGAGCGAGATGCGTTCGAACAACAAGTGGCCTGCCTGCAAAAGGTGCTGCAGTCTCTTAGCGGCGGTATTGCGCACTGTTTTACGGGTGATACAACGCAGCTAAACGCCTATTTAGATATGGGACTGTATATTGGTATTACCGGCTGGGCATGTGATGAAAAGCGCGGAGAGGCCCTTCGTACCGCCATACCCACCATTCCTTTAGATCGTATCATTTTAGAAACGGATGCCCCTTATTTATTCCCGAAAACATTACGCCCAAGAAAACGCAACAATGAACCTGCGCTATTGCCTCATATCGGTGAGCAAATTAGTGAACTAATGCAGGTTGCCCCTGATAAATTACGAGATAGCAGTTATGCTAATACTTGTCGTTTATTTTGTATCAGTGATTAA
- a CDS encoding Ppx/GppA phosphatase family protein, with amino-acid sequence MQAELQHDSESYGEYYAAVDLGSNSFHMVIVHVVNGSVQIIGKVKQKVRLAAGLDDDFALDEMSMERGWQCLQTFSERLQDIPPSNIKVVATATLRLATNAQVFIGKAEQILKHKLNVISGEEEARQIYLGVAYTSANQGNSLVIDIGGASTEIVIGNDMQPIHLKSLDMGCVTFMERYFDGGKITTENFENAKKAAKALLSPVADAFLCFDWENCLGASGTPQAITEILVAQGISDSIRLDYLHHLEKQCVECGEISQLNIEGLEENRKAIFPSGLAILISLFEALAIKNMNISGGALREGLIYGMLDNMQENDRRDQTLNQTMARYHIDKAQANSVKSVATQLCSQLCSQQNICHLDTEAILGAAALLHETGLHIEYKKHHEHGAYILSFIDLPGFTRLQRAAIRDLVAHHRLTIPADAFSNYHDDSQPMLLGLLRLLRISVVLCLRRQNKHIPHVDLVCEGDKWEVSFPEGWLKAHPLINAELANESWLQHKAGWELICK; translated from the coding sequence ATGCAGGCAGAACTTCAGCACGACTCTGAAAGCTATGGCGAGTATTACGCCGCTGTAGACTTAGGCTCTAATAGCTTTCACATGGTCATTGTTCACGTTGTTAATGGTAGTGTTCAGATCATTGGCAAGGTGAAACAGAAAGTACGTTTAGCGGCAGGGTTGGATGACGACTTTGCACTAGATGAAATGAGCATGGAACGTGGTTGGCAATGCCTGCAAACCTTTTCCGAACGGTTACAAGATATTCCTCCTTCAAATATTAAGGTAGTGGCTACCGCTACCTTACGTCTTGCTACTAATGCCCAAGTGTTTATTGGGAAAGCCGAGCAAATTCTTAAGCATAAACTCAACGTGATAAGCGGTGAGGAAGAAGCACGTCAGATTTATCTTGGCGTAGCCTATACCTCGGCAAATCAAGGCAACAGCTTAGTCATAGATATCGGCGGTGCCAGTACTGAAATTGTTATTGGTAACGACATGCAACCCATTCACTTAAAAAGCTTGGATATGGGATGCGTAACCTTTATGGAACGCTATTTCGATGGCGGTAAGATTACCACTGAAAACTTCGAGAATGCGAAAAAAGCCGCGAAAGCGTTACTTTCACCCGTTGCAGACGCCTTTCTTTGCTTTGATTGGGAAAATTGCTTAGGTGCCTCTGGCACGCCGCAGGCCATTACTGAAATATTGGTGGCACAGGGAATTAGCGACTCAATACGACTTGATTACCTTCATCACCTAGAAAAACAATGTGTTGAATGCGGTGAAATTAGCCAGCTTAACATTGAAGGTTTAGAAGAAAATCGCAAGGCGATTTTTCCTTCCGGCTTAGCCATTTTAATTAGCTTGTTTGAAGCGTTAGCCATTAAAAATATGAATATTTCTGGCGGTGCACTTCGCGAAGGACTGATTTACGGCATGTTAGATAACATGCAGGAAAATGATCGTCGCGACCAAACGCTAAACCAAACAATGGCGCGATACCACATCGATAAAGCCCAAGCGAATTCAGTAAAAAGCGTGGCAACGCAGTTATGTTCGCAGCTATGTTCACAACAAAACATCTGCCATCTTGATACCGAAGCTATTTTAGGTGCAGCGGCACTACTTCATGAAACCGGCTTGCATATAGAGTACAAAAAACATCATGAGCACGGTGCTTATATTCTGTCTTTTATCGATTTACCTGGCTTTACACGCTTGCAGCGGGCGGCCATCCGAGACCTTGTTGCCCATCATAGATTAACCATTCCAGCTGATGCCTTTAGCAATTACCACGATGACTCCCAGCCTATGTTATTGGGGTTGCTTAGGTTATTGCGCATTTCTGTGGTGCTGTGTTTGCGAAGACAAAACAAGCATATTCCCCATGTAGATTTAGTCTGCGAAGGTGACAAATGGGAAGTCTCCTTCCCTGAAGGCTGGCTGAAAGCTCACCCGCTGATTAACGCGGAATTAGCCAATGAAAGCTGGCTACAGCACAAAGCAGGCTGGGAACTTATCTGTAAATAG
- the tatB gene encoding Sec-independent protein translocase protein TatB gives MFDIGFWELLVIGVMALLILGPERLPGAMRSTINTIRSVRNTATGFKQEVEHQLRVHELHENLKKAEQQGLKDLSPELEQSVDELKKAAESVQEPYKKQ, from the coding sequence ATGTTTGACATTGGCTTTTGGGAGCTATTGGTAATTGGTGTGATGGCCTTGTTGATACTAGGTCCAGAACGTTTGCCAGGTGCCATGCGGTCCACCATTAACACTATTCGAAGTGTGCGAAATACAGCAACGGGCTTTAAGCAAGAAGTTGAGCATCAGTTGCGCGTGCACGAATTACACGAAAACCTGAAGAAAGCTGAGCAGCAAGGCTTGAAAGATCTCTCGCCAGAGCTTGAACAAAGTGTTGATGAGCTCAAAAAAGCGGCTGAGTCGGTTCAGGAACCATATAAAAAACAGTAA
- the ilvN gene encoding acetolactate synthase small subunit gives MKRIISVLMENAPGALSRIVGVFSQRGYNVDSLCVAPTDDGSLSRLTIITHGDDKVIEQITKQVNKLIDVLKVVDLTEGTHIERELMLIKVATRTESVRAEVKRNSDIFRGRILDVHANNYTIEITGTTDKLDAFAATMAQCAEVIESSRTGVCGLARGERALRP, from the coding sequence ATGAAACGTATTATTTCAGTATTAATGGAAAACGCCCCTGGCGCGTTATCACGTATTGTGGGTGTTTTCTCACAGCGCGGCTACAACGTAGACTCGTTATGTGTAGCACCTACTGACGATGGCAGCTTGTCGCGTCTTACCATCATTACTCATGGTGATGATAAAGTCATTGAGCAGATTACTAAGCAAGTGAATAAGCTTATTGATGTGCTTAAAGTGGTAGACCTTACTGAAGGCACGCATATTGAGCGCGAGTTGATGCTAATTAAAGTGGCTACTCGCACTGAATCAGTACGTGCTGAAGTAAAGCGCAATAGTGATATTTTCCGTGGGCGCATCTTAGATGTTCATGCGAATAACTACACCATTGAAATCACGGGTACTACAGACAAACTAGATGCTTTTGCGGCCACCATGGCTCAATGTGCTGAAGTGATTGAATCATCACGCACCGGCGTGTGTGGTTTAGCACGCGGCGAGCGCGCGTTGCGCCCGTAA